The Candidatus Methylomirabilota bacterium DNA segment GTGTACAGTTCATGGGACGGAGCAAGTCGGCGGCGGGCGCCCCAGTGGCGCCGGAAGCCGTGGAGGCATCAGCAGCCGAAGGGGAAGACGAAGTCCCCTTCTAGGAGGATAGGAACATTCCGCCAGCGAGCAAGCCAGTCAAGCGACGCCGGTTCGGCCGGCGCAAAGTCTGCAAATTCTGCATGGACAAGGTGCAGCTGATCGACCACAAGGACGTTCGCCGGCTGAAGAACTTCGTATCGGAGCGGGGTAAGATCACCCCGCGGCGGATCTCCGGCAG contains these protein-coding regions:
- the rpsR gene encoding 30S ribosomal protein S18, producing MPPASKPVKRRRFGRRKVCKFCMDKVQLIDHKDVRRLKNFVSERGKITPRRISGSCARHQRQLTRAIRRARTVALLAQVSE